The genomic interval TCTGTATTTAACAAATCATTTAGAACAACTTTTGCTGGCTTCATCTCTGCACCTTGGGCAAGATTTGCAACGATTGCTTTCTGTTGTGCAATTCTTGCAACAGTAGAGGTAATGGTCCAATTATTTTCAAAATTTTTATGACAAAGGATTCGGAAGTCAAGTGACCGACCATTCCATTTTTGAAAATCAATTCCTTGTTGGCAAATGTACCTTCTCCGCTTGGCGTATCCTTCTAGCCATTTCCATAGCTTTTGTTCCTCTGTAAATTGCTGACTTTTTCCCTTCTTTTTCCCAGAAGAAAGGGTTGCGATATAGTGATTGTCTACGGTTTCCATATGAATGATATTTCTTCCTTGGCTTCCATGAACAGGTTTAACGTATAGAAGGGGAAATATTTTTAGCATGGAGTTGAAATTTTGATAAGTAAGTGGTTCTGTCAATGGTAAATGCTTTTTAATAGTTGTGTTTTTGGCTAAAAGTTGATACGTTTCATCCTTTGAGAAAAACCGGCTATTAAAAATAGGGATTTCTTTCTCTTTAAGCAATTTTTTTAGCTTTATAAAGGTGGTACTCGCATCTGCCTTTCGAGAATGGAGTCGATTATAAATAACATTCGGGTAAGGGAAATGGTGCTTAGTCCAAGTATGATTATTAAAAAAATAACCATGAATTTTATCCTCTTGAAAATTTTGTAGTCCAAAAAGATAAAAAAATCCGCCAATTTGAGCTAATTCTTCGGCTAATTCCTTACATAAATGTTGTATGGATGGGAAGGAAATATCTTCCTTGTGATCATTAACTTCTGTTAATATGCCTATAACAGGTCCTAAATGAAGTGTTTGATTTTTATTAAAATAAGGAATAAGAAAAGTCTCTATTTCCTTAGGTAGAAGCAATGCTTCTTCTAAATTGGGACTAAAAACAATGTCTTGCTTTTCAAGAGCATGTATTTCAACAGCTACTTGAAGCCTCATCTTAGCTACACATACATACACAGGATCATTCAAATTTATGTTTAAAAATTTAAGTAAAGAGTGACTGATTGCGATAGTTAATCCTTCTAACTTCTCTTGAAAATCATTTTTTTTAAATAATTGTAAAAATTTAAGTGTCATTCAGATTCCCCATTTGTTTTCAAGATAGGAAGAGTCAATACAGATATTCGCCTATTTTGGTGCTGATATATCGTATGAAAGAATAGCAAAGATGTGATAAGTTTAAAGATATATATCCACTAATCATTGCTCTTAGCCCATATCAGAGATCAAGGGCCATTAATAATAGATGCTTTTCCTATATTTCTGAAATAGAGGTATTTCTGGTATTATGATGCATAGTTTGTTATAGTGGAGACAATTGTTAAATAAAGGAGTTGTTTTTTAATGGCAGTAAATGTACATGATCCTGCAAATGAATTAGAGAAAGCGATTCGTCAAAGTGATGAATATACAGAATTGAAAAAAATGTATGATACGGTAAATGGAGATCCTTCCGCAAAAGCGATGTTTGATAATTTCCGTAATATTCAATTACAGCTTCAACAAAAGCAAATGGCAGGTCAAGAAATTACACAAGAAGAAGTAGAACAAGCACAAAAAACAGTGGCACTTGTTCAACAACATGAAAGCATTTCAAAACTAATGGCCGCAGAACAACGCATGAGCATGCTAATTGGTGAATTGAATCAAATTATCATGAAACCATTAGAAGAGCTATATGGACCTGCTCAACAACAGCAATAAGCAAGAAACTCTGCTATTTTAAAATAGTGGAGTTTTTTTGAGGGAATCAGGGGGACGGTTCTACTGATTCCCTGTGTTTCACAATAAATAGAGGAGGATGGCAAATTTGCCATCCTCCTAAAGTCATATCTATTTAATTACAATACTTTGTTTTACTTAAAATTTGCTACCGCCAAGTTGTTGCTCAGCCATTTGTACTAATCTTTTAGTGATTTCGCCACCAACTGAACCGTTAGCACGAGCAGTAGTTTCAGCACCAAGGTTTACTCCAAACTCTGATGCAATTTCATATTTCATTTGATCCAATGCTTGAGATACTCCTGGAACTAATAATTGATTTGATGAATTGTTATTTGCCATGATGAATGTTTCCTCCTTGAGTGATTTAATTGATGTTACGTTTATTATTTTAAAAAAAATCACGTATTTTATACAAAAAAGTAAAAAGCAATTTTTTCCATAGGATGGTCTTTAAAAAATAATCAAATAATCTCAGAGAGGACCTCCCAAAATTACAACTGAATCCGTTCAAAAAATTAAAAGGTTTAGAACAGATTCGTTCCATTGCGCTAAAGACAGTTGCTTTCCGCGGGGAGGAAGCTGAGCCTCCTCGGCTGGCTTCGCCTGTGGGGTCTAAAGCGTCCTCTATTTTCCGCAGGAGTCAACTGTCTTCCGCTTCATTCCACTATTGCTTAAAAATACATTTTAGAAGTACTAAGTTAAAAAACAACAATAACCTTATAGAAATAACCACAATAAATCACTACTTCTTCCGTTAATCTTCCCTCAAAAGTTCTAATATGCTTGTTTCTCACATAAATGATATATAAAGACAAAACATCTACATCGAAGAAATGGGGGATTTTATGATTTATCGCTTATTAGCTTTAAATATCGATGGTACTCTCCTTCAATCAAATGGGCGTTTAACAAAATCAACGAAAGAAGCAATTGAATATGTACAACAAAAAGGAATCTATGTAACACTTGTAACAGCAAGAAGTTTACCATCAGCTAGAAAGGTAGCAAAAGCGTTGAAATTGGATAGTTACATCGTTGCACATGAAGGCGCATTAGTCTCCAATAATGAAGAAGAAACTATCTTTGTTAAAAGAATAGCAGAAGATCTTACTTCAGATATTGTTCGTTTCTTAGAAGGATTCATTTGCCAAATTCGTTTAGTACATGAAAAGTTCTCGTTGGCAAATAAATCAAAGCTCCATCATAATATGCTAGCAAAAACGGTTTTGTCTTCTGGAGACCCCGTTTTTTATTCCCACCAATTTGTCGATGTTTTAAGCGATGTATTATTAGAAGAACCAGTTAGTCCACCTAAAATGGAAGTATACTTTGAAGACAAAAAAGATTGCCAGGATGCAAAAGAAGTCCTTGAAAAGATGTTTGTTGATATTCATATTGTTCAACATAATGAGCTGCGATTGGATATTTTACCAGCAGGTGTCTCAAAACTAAATGGATTGCTCTATTTAGGAGAAATCCTTGGAATAAGAAGTAGTGAAATGGTCGCTATAGGTGATGGATTAGATGATTTAGAAGTTATTGAAGCGGTTGGTCTTGGGGTAGCGATGGGGAATGCACCAAATCAGTTGAAAATCGCTGCTGATTGGGTAACGAGATCGAATAATCAAGATGGGGTTGCTTATATGGTAAAAGAACATTTCCGGAAACAGCAACCAATTGAATTTTTACGAAAAATGAATATTATAAAATAGCCCTTAATTAACACGGAGGAGTCGTAATTTGACTTCTCTTTTTTGATGTTGGTAAAGGAATTAAGAAAGTTTTTTGACCTTTCTAGTTACTTTTTGTAGACTAAAGTATAATTGGATAAAGAAGTATTCTAGAATAAAGGTGTGTTGAGAAAAGTATGAAAGTTATATATATACAGGGGCTAACGGATGAACGTTATATAAGACCGTTGGAGCATATAGGTAATTTGTTTTTTGAAGATACAAAGGTTTTATTTAAAGAACCGGAAGAAAAGGCAGACCTTCATGTATTTTTCGAAACAGAGATGACGGGAAATGAATATATCGTTAAAGGGAAGCTAGAGGAGCTAGTAGAAGGAAATATATTTGATAGCAAGGCAGAGCTTGGCGATTTATCAGAAAAAGAAATATTCAAGCAAATGAAAAAAGCCATTTCCAAAAGTTATTTGCTGATGCTGCAAGAGTATACAGGCATGGTGCAAAAATGGGGAATATTAACAGGAATTCGGCCAACAAAGCTTCTCCATCGTCATATGCAAAATCAAACCCCGATAGAAGAAGCGCATCAGGCATTGCGAGAAGAGTATTTAACGTCAGATGAAAAAATTAATTTAATGCAAAAAATCATTGATCGACAATTAGCGGTAATTCCGGATTTATATGATTTAAAAAAAGAAGTAAGCATCTATATTGGAATTCCCTTTTGTCCGACTAAATGTGCTTATTGTACTTTCCCAGCTTACGCGATTAATGGTCGTCAAGGGTCTGTTTTCTCCTTCTTAGGCGGGCTTCATTATGAAATAGAGAAGATTGGAGAATGGCTAAAAGAGAAGGATATCAATATTACGACAGTATATTATGGCGGAGGAACTCCAACTAGTATTACTGCAGAGGAAATGGACATGCTTTATGAACGAATGTATGCTTCTTTTCCAAAGGTAGAAAATATTCGCGAGGTAACAGTGGAAGCTGGAAGACCAGACACGATTACTCCAGAAAAACTTGACGTTCTGAAAAAATGGAATATTGATCGAATTAGTATTAATCCACAATCGTATACACAACAAACATTGAAAGCTATTGGTAGACATCATACTGTCGAAGAGACGATTGAAAAGTATCATTTAGCACGAAAACACGGAATGAATAATATTAATATGGATTTAATCATCGGACTTCCTGGTGAGGGCGTTGAGGAGTTTAAGTATTCTCTTGATAAAACAGAAGAATTAATGCCAGAATCTTTAACAGTTCATACACTTTCTTTTAAACGTGCGTCCGAAATGTCTCGTAATAAATCGAGATATAAGGTTGCAGATCGAGAGGAAATCCAAGAGATGATGAAGATGGCTGAAGAATGGACAGAGGAATATGATTATGTCCCATACTATTTATACCGACAGAAAAATATTCTTGGCAATTTAGAGAATGTTGGCTATTCCAAGAAAAATCAAGAAAGTATCTACAATATTATGATGATGGAAGAACTGCAGACAGTCATCGGTCTTGGCTGTGGTGCATCTAGTAAATTTATTCATCCAGTAACAGGAAAAATCACACAATTCTCTAATCCGAAGCATCCAAAGACGTATAATGAAAGCTTTGAGGAATATACCGATAAAAAAATAGCCTTATTAAACGAACATTTTTCAGTCGAAGCTTCTAAACATTAATAATCTGTAAAAAATCTACCGAAACTAATATGCGTTCTGGTAGATTTTTTATGCTTTCATGTCATTTTTTTGTATGGAAAGCAAAAGCTAGTGTAAGACTAATAAATGCTTTTCACTAAATCGACAAAAAATTTATCGTGAAAAACAGTTGCTTTTTGTAGTAAAAACGAATAACATAGAAAATGTTGTTTTTAAATGTTCGTTTTTTGGAGGTTTTTTCATGTTTAACTTAAAACAAAATAATACTACCGTGAGAACGGAGTTAATGGCTGGATTTACTACTTTTTTAACAATGGTTTATATAGTAGTTGTCAATCCAGATATTCTATCAAAAGCAGGAATTCCGTTTGATCAAGTATTTCTTGCAACAATCATCGCAGCAGTTGTGGGAACATTATGGATGGCTCTTTTTGCAAATTATCCAATTGCTATTGCACCAGGAATGGGCTTAAATGCATATTTCGCCTTTTCTGTGGTCGGAAATAATAACGTCGATTATACAGTTGCTTTATCAGCAGTATTTGTTGCAGGTATCATTTTTGTTATTCTATCATTAACGCCTTTTAGAGAAAAATTGATCCTAGCGATCCCTGAAAACTTAAAGCATGGTATTACAGCGGGAATTGGCTTGTTTATCGCTTTTATTGGATTAAGACAAACAGGAATTATTGTGGATAATCCAGAAAATCTTGTCGGATTAGGTGATCTTAAGTCTCCTACCGTTATCCTAGCACTTGTCGGTTTAGCCATCACTATCATTCTTTTTAGCTTGAATGTAAAAGGGGCTTTATTCTTAGGGATGATTGCAACAAGTATTATCGCATATTTCACTGGATTCTTATCCTTTGACAATGGAATCATGGCAACACCACATTTGCCTGAAGGACTTATCATTAGTAATCCATTTACTGCGTTTGGTGATGTTATTCAACATGGGCTATATGCAGTCGTTTTTTCCTTCTTATTGGTAACGATTTTTGATACGACTGGAACAATGATTGGGGTAGCCGAGCAAGCAGGATTAATGAAAAATAATAAATTGCCTAAAGCAAGACAGGCGCTACTTGCTGATTCACTTGGAACATCTGTAGGGGCGATGTTTGGGACAAGTCCAACAACTGCATTTATCGAATCTACCTCAGGTGTCGCTGCAGGTGGACGTACTGGATTAACAGGTGTAACTGTTTCCGCATTATTTATTCTATCTGCCTTTTTTGCTCCGTTAGTTAGTAGTATTTCTGGTTTATCTGCTATTACAGCTCCTGCATTGATTATCGTCGGAAGCTTGATGATGGGGGCGATAAGTGATGTGAAATGGTCTGAGTTTGATGAAGC from Niallia sp. FSL W8-0635 carries:
- a CDS encoding YheC/YheD family endospore coat-associated protein, with the translated sequence MTLKFLQLFKKNDFQEKLEGLTIAISHSLLKFLNINLNDPVYVCVAKMRLQVAVEIHALEKQDIVFSPNLEEALLLPKEIETFLIPYFNKNQTLHLGPVIGILTEVNDHKEDISFPSIQHLCKELAEELAQIGGFFYLFGLQNFQEDKIHGYFFNNHTWTKHHFPYPNVIYNRLHSRKADASTTFIKLKKLLKEKEIPIFNSRFFSKDETYQLLAKNTTIKKHLPLTEPLTYQNFNSMLKIFPLLYVKPVHGSQGRNIIHMETVDNHYIATLSSGKKKGKSQQFTEEQKLWKWLEGYAKRRRYICQQGIDFQKWNGRSLDFRILCHKNFENNWTITSTVARIAQQKAIVANLAQGAEMKPAKVVLNDLLNTENASQKLEELKALALEIATILSENTNGYLGELGIDIGMDKKGQLWVIEVNSKPSKKLEEHIEKTRPSTKALLEYFIALSFSPCLKEISKDE
- a CDS encoding YlbF family regulator, producing the protein MAVNVHDPANELEKAIRQSDEYTELKKMYDTVNGDPSAKAMFDNFRNIQLQLQQKQMAGQEITQEEVEQAQKTVALVQQHESISKLMAAEQRMSMLIGELNQIIMKPLEELYGPAQQQQ
- a CDS encoding alpha/beta-type small acid-soluble spore protein produces the protein MANNNSSNQLLVPGVSQALDQMKYEIASEFGVNLGAETTARANGSVGGEITKRLVQMAEQQLGGSKF
- a CDS encoding Cof-type HAD-IIB family hydrolase; translation: MIYRLLALNIDGTLLQSNGRLTKSTKEAIEYVQQKGIYVTLVTARSLPSARKVAKALKLDSYIVAHEGALVSNNEEETIFVKRIAEDLTSDIVRFLEGFICQIRLVHEKFSLANKSKLHHNMLAKTVLSSGDPVFYSHQFVDVLSDVLLEEPVSPPKMEVYFEDKKDCQDAKEVLEKMFVDIHIVQHNELRLDILPAGVSKLNGLLYLGEILGIRSSEMVAIGDGLDDLEVIEAVGLGVAMGNAPNQLKIAADWVTRSNNQDGVAYMVKEHFRKQQPIEFLRKMNIIK
- a CDS encoding coproporphyrinogen III oxidase, which codes for MKVIYIQGLTDERYIRPLEHIGNLFFEDTKVLFKEPEEKADLHVFFETEMTGNEYIVKGKLEELVEGNIFDSKAELGDLSEKEIFKQMKKAISKSYLLMLQEYTGMVQKWGILTGIRPTKLLHRHMQNQTPIEEAHQALREEYLTSDEKINLMQKIIDRQLAVIPDLYDLKKEVSIYIGIPFCPTKCAYCTFPAYAINGRQGSVFSFLGGLHYEIEKIGEWLKEKDINITTVYYGGGTPTSITAEEMDMLYERMYASFPKVENIREVTVEAGRPDTITPEKLDVLKKWNIDRISINPQSYTQQTLKAIGRHHTVEETIEKYHLARKHGMNNINMDLIIGLPGEGVEEFKYSLDKTEELMPESLTVHTLSFKRASEMSRNKSRYKVADREEIQEMMKMAEEWTEEYDYVPYYLYRQKNILGNLENVGYSKKNQESIYNIMMMEELQTVIGLGCGASSKFIHPVTGKITQFSNPKHPKTYNESFEEYTDKKIALLNEHFSVEASKH
- a CDS encoding NCS2 family permease; the encoded protein is MFNLKQNNTTVRTELMAGFTTFLTMVYIVVVNPDILSKAGIPFDQVFLATIIAAVVGTLWMALFANYPIAIAPGMGLNAYFAFSVVGNNNVDYTVALSAVFVAGIIFVILSLTPFREKLILAIPENLKHGITAGIGLFIAFIGLRQTGIIVDNPENLVGLGDLKSPTVILALVGLAITIILFSLNVKGALFLGMIATSIIAYFTGFLSFDNGIMATPHLPEGLIISNPFTAFGDVIQHGLYAVVFSFLLVTIFDTTGTMIGVAEQAGLMKNNKLPKARQALLADSLGTSVGAMFGTSPTTAFIESTSGVAAGGRTGLTGVTVSALFILSAFFAPLVSSISGLSAITAPALIIVGSLMMGAISDVKWSEFDEAFPAFLVILSMPLTSSIATGIALGFISYPLLKLVKGKGKTVHPLVYVFAVLFLYQLVFLPH